From Planctomicrobium piriforme, a single genomic window includes:
- a CDS encoding RHS repeat-associated core domain-containing protein: MRYFNGEVQIQETDVMARGFGIPWSHTRTYSNQMAENVDQGNGWNWISSDFPYFKPTTRGPNGVILFRNLYNLRYFLQEFGSDDYYSQFGDLATLIHDADAHSLILKEPDGTVFTFHDVEPGGGYRHGGFVSMTDPGGNTLSVTNESATRILEVQRSVTVESVTERESFLYDYFDAESGQFDRLEACTLRRQIGSSAWKNVVRSVYSYYGSGDSNGSSGDLRTVTKQVWDEEEEDWADVSTQYYRYYVGTGYTQHNLKFYVGPEAFVKLTAAAGDPFAASDSTVGMFADNYFEYDQNDRVSLERTYAGGMTITFAYDRNRRHTDTQGNPTTTDPNIWIFKTTESLPDGSQRVCYANHAGQTMLYVVVDETAQWCRFRKYDEGGREVLVASPSAVTGYDEDDDDLLGFNAGLGTYEYLRDHEGLIFVTEFYDGSESTEENAAPAGYLKAQKIRKGQLGTPIPQQSLEYDSHAVGEVTVYPISKESRYPDGSTPVDTDYEYTFHEDSLQVLTKTTDLPAISADQHGSGNRNSIVESFDILGYRTELVNENNVVTEFTYDIATGGLIRQVDDADNPGELVSDFQVDNQGRQLQSLGPAHEIDLDGTATTVRTATWTVYDDAGHTVRSGQGYATGSAPDYDFTLINPVSIRIMDHDNRPLDDVIARRSSTSGKLLPTDSFPQSSYLGWTNYQYTECCLLASQRVYHDIPSSGSGSSGTNYDQTDYGYDVMKRRNRVVSPGGTITFSVFDVRNLTKQVFVGTNDDGATQDDPTGGGTDPENNMVLVTVNVYDDSEDGGDGNLTQQTQSVDDTVDRVTSYSYDFRNRLIATDGEEDFYETRTYDNLNNLVRVERYDTTAEGNLVSRVDTHFDDLNRVYRTVRWGIDPASGADTGWLADNTWYDGVGNVIQFQPAGSRLYQRSRFNRLNRPTITYDAYGNDEDYNAIRSVPLVVLKQVEYEYDEAMNLIQEFSLERYHNAPASQTGPLRSGMDPKGRAQFQDYYPDALGRLQASVNYGTRHTSGRPTTIPSSSDTALVSSQTYTEAGELYQTIDPAGMVTEFAYDAAGRRVQVVENRQPGSSSSSSSSSSDGCEASEDTNRTTTMSYSPDGLLAALTAWNLSTGNQTTVYSYGTTLDDSDVAASVLLRSVAYPDSSSSSDEVFFTYNRQAQRTSLTDQNGNVHDYDYDLLGRPVQDRVTTLGAGIDGTVRRLQRTYEVRGLVQSLSSVDNAAVGSGTVLNEVQFTYNQFSQVRRAYQAVDGTVNTSTTPRVEYNYDTSDYRARPWLLKYPSGRQLIYTYGEEDSIDDSISRIAGIQDDLLVNVDLVNYSYLGLGTCVQAEMPEPDLLYTLASLDGSDDPDTHDIYTGLDRFGRIKDLRWWNTDAETDLSQVKYGYDRASNRIWRRNPLAPDNDQDWLYSYDGSQRLKEAQRGTLNSGHSSLDTRNFAQCWTLDETGNWQGFKQSDTGSSWTLQQQRTANTANEITSINATTGKTWGNPRYDKNGNMTWIPRPESPQPSWATFTPDQWDTFTADEWAGFQSAGAMTATYDAWNRLVKVTGAEGTLQENGYDARNYRITRKDYADGTLDETRQFYYSNEWQVLEERLAGSSTPDRQYVWGIQYVDDLVFRDRSVSSTLDERLYACQDANWNVTALVDRDGEVTERFEYDPYGKTYVLDPEFEPREESDYGWETTYCGYRWDQRTGLYQVRNRAYSPVTGTWVQRDPAGYLMGANLYQYVAPLVLPDPFGLGFFGAIVGGISGAITGALAGAGTGALTGSLFLGVGAGPGAIIGGISGAISGALGGSMAGASSSSLAGAAGMGAATGAVSGAIAGIGGGLGGGGLAGGTGLAAVGGSVVSGTSTSTVVTGGVLAGTAVGTATGNAMNAGSYYATSSTSGENSYAQRGRQAHQDWDPGDGYQKGQLLPSGRKPDAVNFDTCHIKELKPNNPKAIRKGEIQLQKYIDEYNIRYPGKNFTGCVETYNP; encoded by the coding sequence GTGCGCTACTTCAACGGTGAAGTGCAGATCCAGGAAACCGATGTCATGGCCCGCGGCTTTGGAATCCCTTGGTCCCACACCCGCACTTACAGCAATCAGATGGCGGAGAACGTCGACCAAGGCAACGGCTGGAATTGGATCTCGAGCGACTTTCCCTATTTTAAACCTACTACGAGAGGTCCAAACGGCGTTATCCTGTTCAGGAACCTCTACAATCTCCGCTATTTCCTCCAGGAGTTTGGCTCAGACGATTACTACTCGCAATTTGGCGATCTCGCGACGCTGATTCATGACGCGGACGCACACAGTCTGATTCTCAAAGAGCCTGATGGTACGGTCTTTACGTTTCACGACGTTGAGCCCGGAGGGGGCTACCGCCATGGCGGTTTCGTCAGCATGACAGACCCCGGTGGAAATACTCTATCAGTCACAAATGAATCCGCTACTCGCATTCTGGAAGTTCAACGGAGCGTGACAGTTGAGTCCGTCACCGAACGCGAGTCATTCCTCTACGACTATTTTGACGCCGAGAGCGGGCAGTTCGATCGACTCGAAGCATGCACGCTGCGACGACAAATCGGTTCCAGCGCCTGGAAAAATGTCGTCCGCAGCGTTTATTCCTACTACGGCTCCGGCGACAGCAATGGTTCTTCAGGTGATCTGCGGACCGTAACAAAACAGGTCTGGGATGAGGAAGAAGAGGACTGGGCCGACGTCTCCACGCAGTACTACCGCTACTACGTCGGCACCGGCTACACGCAGCACAATCTCAAGTTCTACGTTGGCCCTGAAGCATTTGTGAAACTCACCGCGGCCGCTGGCGATCCCTTTGCCGCAAGCGACTCAACAGTGGGGATGTTCGCCGATAACTATTTCGAATACGACCAGAACGACCGGGTGTCGCTCGAACGAACTTATGCCGGCGGGATGACGATCACGTTCGCCTATGATCGAAACCGGCGTCATACCGATACCCAGGGAAATCCGACGACCACCGATCCCAATATCTGGATCTTCAAAACGACAGAATCGCTGCCCGATGGCAGCCAGCGGGTCTGCTACGCCAACCACGCCGGGCAGACCATGCTGTATGTCGTTGTCGACGAAACGGCTCAATGGTGCCGCTTCCGCAAGTACGATGAGGGCGGCCGAGAAGTACTTGTCGCCTCTCCCTCGGCAGTGACCGGCTACGACGAAGACGACGATGACTTGTTGGGCTTTAATGCCGGGCTGGGGACATACGAGTATCTGCGAGATCACGAAGGACTGATCTTTGTCACCGAGTTCTATGACGGCTCCGAGTCGACCGAAGAGAACGCCGCCCCCGCCGGATACCTGAAGGCCCAGAAAATTCGCAAAGGTCAGTTGGGAACGCCGATTCCCCAGCAGTCCTTGGAATACGATTCTCACGCTGTCGGCGAAGTCACGGTCTACCCGATTTCCAAGGAGAGCCGTTACCCGGACGGCAGCACACCTGTCGACACCGACTACGAATACACGTTCCATGAGGATTCGCTGCAGGTTCTTACAAAAACTACGGACCTGCCTGCAATTAGCGCCGACCAGCATGGTTCCGGTAATCGAAACTCGATCGTTGAATCCTTCGACATTCTCGGCTATCGCACTGAACTGGTGAACGAGAACAACGTCGTTACCGAGTTCACATATGACATCGCGACCGGCGGACTGATCAGACAGGTGGATGATGCCGATAATCCAGGCGAACTTGTCAGCGATTTTCAGGTCGACAATCAGGGCCGGCAACTTCAATCGCTGGGCCCTGCCCATGAAATCGATCTGGATGGAACGGCCACGACGGTGCGCACGGCCACCTGGACGGTCTACGACGATGCCGGCCATACCGTCCGCTCCGGCCAAGGGTATGCCACAGGGTCGGCGCCGGACTACGATTTCACGCTCATCAATCCCGTCTCGATCCGCATCATGGATCACGACAATCGCCCGTTGGACGATGTCATTGCAAGGCGGAGTTCGACGTCAGGCAAACTTCTGCCCACCGATTCCTTCCCGCAGTCATCCTATCTGGGATGGACAAACTACCAGTACACCGAATGCTGCCTGCTCGCGTCTCAGCGGGTTTACCACGACATCCCGTCGTCCGGCTCAGGCTCATCCGGCACGAACTACGATCAAACCGACTACGGTTACGACGTCATGAAGCGACGCAACCGCGTCGTTTCGCCAGGCGGCACGATCACGTTCTCCGTCTTTGACGTCCGAAATTTGACTAAACAGGTATTCGTTGGCACGAACGATGACGGCGCCACGCAAGACGATCCGACTGGCGGCGGGACCGACCCCGAAAACAACATGGTGCTCGTCACCGTCAATGTCTACGACGACAGCGAAGACGGGGGCGACGGAAATCTGACGCAGCAGACTCAGTCGGTCGACGACACGGTCGATCGTGTCACCAGCTACTCTTACGACTTCCGCAACCGGCTGATCGCGACGGACGGCGAAGAAGACTTCTACGAAACCCGCACCTACGACAACCTCAATAACCTGGTCCGGGTGGAGCGGTACGACACGACTGCGGAAGGCAATCTCGTTTCCCGCGTCGACACGCATTTCGACGACCTCAATCGCGTCTACCGGACTGTCCGCTGGGGGATCGACCCTGCGTCCGGAGCCGATACGGGGTGGCTGGCCGACAATACCTGGTATGACGGCGTCGGGAACGTGATTCAGTTTCAGCCGGCTGGTTCCAGGCTCTACCAGCGTTCGCGATTCAACCGTCTCAATCGCCCGACGATCACCTATGACGCCTATGGCAACGATGAAGACTACAACGCCATTCGTTCCGTGCCGCTGGTCGTGCTCAAGCAGGTTGAATATGAGTACGACGAGGCGATGAACCTGATTCAGGAATTCTCGCTGGAACGTTATCACAACGCCCCGGCAAGCCAGACCGGCCCGCTGCGCAGCGGCATGGATCCCAAAGGCCGAGCTCAGTTTCAGGATTACTATCCCGATGCACTGGGGAGACTTCAGGCGAGTGTCAACTACGGCACTCGCCATACCTCAGGCCGCCCCACGACGATTCCGTCCAGTTCCGACACTGCCCTCGTCAGTTCGCAAACCTATACCGAAGCGGGCGAGCTCTACCAGACGATCGACCCTGCAGGCATGGTGACCGAGTTCGCCTACGATGCCGCAGGTCGCAGGGTTCAGGTCGTCGAAAATCGCCAGCCTGGCAGTTCGTCGTCGTCCAGCAGCAGCTCCTCCGACGGCTGCGAGGCCTCCGAAGACACCAATCGCACGACAACCATGAGCTACAGTCCAGACGGACTGCTCGCGGCTCTGACCGCATGGAACCTGTCGACCGGCAATCAGACGACGGTCTATTCCTACGGCACAACCCTCGACGATTCCGATGTCGCGGCCAGCGTGCTGCTGCGGAGCGTCGCCTACCCGGACTCCTCGTCCAGCAGTGATGAGGTGTTCTTTACCTACAACCGCCAGGCCCAGCGGACGAGCCTGACCGATCAGAACGGCAACGTGCATGACTACGACTACGACCTGCTGGGCCGTCCAGTCCAGGATCGGGTGACGACGCTGGGCGCCGGGATCGACGGAACGGTGCGTCGACTGCAGCGGACGTATGAGGTCCGCGGGCTCGTGCAGTCGCTGTCGAGCGTCGACAACGCGGCAGTCGGTTCGGGGACGGTGCTCAATGAGGTGCAGTTCACCTACAACCAGTTCTCGCAGGTCCGCCGCGCCTATCAGGCTGTCGACGGCACGGTCAACACCTCGACTACGCCGCGCGTCGAATACAACTACGACACGTCCGACTACCGCGCCCGACCCTGGCTGCTGAAGTATCCCAGCGGTCGGCAACTGATTTACACTTACGGCGAAGAGGATTCGATCGACGATTCCATCAGCCGCATCGCGGGTATCCAGGATGACCTGCTCGTCAACGTCGATCTCGTCAATTACAGCTATCTGGGCTTGGGGACATGCGTCCAGGCCGAGATGCCGGAGCCGGACCTGCTGTACACGCTGGCCAGTCTGGACGGGTCCGACGATCCCGATACCCATGACATCTACACCGGCCTGGACCGGTTCGGGCGGATCAAGGATCTGCGGTGGTGGAACACCGACGCCGAGACCGACCTGTCGCAGGTGAAATACGGATACGACCGCGCCAGTAACCGGATCTGGCGGCGGAACCCGCTGGCCCCTGACAATGACCAGGACTGGCTGTACTCATACGATGGCTCGCAGCGGCTGAAAGAGGCGCAGCGGGGGACGCTCAATTCGGGACACTCGTCTCTGGACACCCGCAACTTCGCCCAGTGTTGGACGCTGGACGAGACAGGGAACTGGCAGGGGTTCAAGCAAAGCGACACCGGTTCAAGCTGGACCTTACAGCAGCAGCGGACGGCGAATACAGCCAACGAGATCACCTCGATCAATGCGACGACGGGAAAGACCTGGGGGAATCCGCGGTACGACAAAAACGGGAACATGACGTGGATTCCGCGTCCGGAGAGCCCGCAACCGAGCTGGGCGACGTTCACTCCGGATCAATGGGACACGTTCACCGCCGATGAGTGGGCTGGTTTCCAGTCGGCCGGGGCGATGACCGCGACCTACGACGCCTGGAACCGATTGGTGAAGGTCACCGGGGCCGAGGGGACGCTTCAGGAGAATGGCTACGATGCCCGGAACTACCGGATCACCAGAAAGGACTATGCCGACGGGACACTGGACGAGACCCGGCAATTCTATTATTCCAATGAGTGGCAGGTTCTGGAGGAACGGTTGGCTGGATCGTCCACGCCGGATCGGCAATATGTCTGGGGAATTCAGTATGTCGATGACCTTGTGTTCCGGGATCGCTCCGTCAGCAGCACGCTAGACGAACGGCTGTACGCCTGCCAGGACGCGAACTGGAACGTGACGGCGCTGGTGGACCGAGACGGGGAAGTGACCGAACGGTTCGAGTATGATCCATATGGGAAAACCTATGTTCTCGACCCGGAGTTCGAACCCAGGGAGGAAAGCGATTACGGCTGGGAGACAACATATTGCGGCTACCGCTGGGACCAGCGGACCGGACTGTACCAGGTCAGGAACCGGGCGTACTCACCGGTGACCGGGACGTGGGTTCAACGGGATCCGGCAGGGTATCTGATGGGGGCCAACCTCTATCAGTATGTTGCTCCTCTCGTGCTTCCGGATCCATTTGGCCTCGGCTTTTTTGGGGCCATCGTTGGAGGAATCAGCGGCGCAATCACGGGTGCATTAGCCGGTGCCGGCACCGGGGCTCTCACTGGTAGTCTTTTTCTTGGAGTTGGAGCTGGGCCAGGAGCAATAATCGGTGGCATCAGCGGTGCTATCAGTGGCGCACTCGGCGGCTCTATGGCGGGAGCCTCCAGCAGTTCCCTCGCAGGCGCTGCCGGTATGGGTGCAGCAACGGGCGCAGTCTCAGGGGCAATTGCGGGAATTGGTGGAGGTTTGGGCGGTGGAGGCCTTGCAGGTGGAACGGGACTCGCGGCAGTCGGTGGAAGTGTGGTTAGCGGAACGTCGACATCTACAGTCGTCACCGGAGGAGTACTCGCAGGCACGGCAGTCGGGACTGCGACTGGCAACGCTATGAATGCCGGCTCCTACTACGCGACATCATCTACGTCAGGGGAAAATTCTTATGCACAGCGAGGGCGCCAAGCGCATCAAGATTGGGATCCAGGCGACGGGTATCAAAAAGGACAACTCTTGCCCAGTGGCAGAAAACCAGACGCTGTCAATTTTGACACGTGTCACATAAAGGAACTAAAACCAAACAACCCCAAAGCGATACGGAAAGGCGAAATTCAGTTACAAAAATACATAGACGAGTACAATATAAGATATCCAGGAAAGAATTTCACCGGCTGTGTAGAAACTTACAATCCATGA
- a CDS encoding ThiF family adenylyltransferase: MNRFQRQQDLVPRERLDTLAATVIGVGAIGRQVAIQLAAVGVKHLKLVDFDTVEPTNITTQGYFEEDVGHAKVDATSALLRRIDPLLDIEPIQDRFRARHPVGNAVFCCVDSITARTAIWRSVQHRAEFWCDGRMLGEVMRVLTAADAVSRTHYATTLFAQQEAQTGACTNRSTIYCAAVAAGLMLHQFTRWLRQLPVDPDLSLNLLGSELTIV, encoded by the coding sequence ATGAACCGGTTTCAGAGGCAACAGGATCTGGTGCCGCGGGAGCGACTGGACACGCTCGCGGCGACGGTGATCGGTGTCGGCGCCATCGGCCGGCAGGTGGCGATTCAATTGGCGGCAGTCGGGGTCAAACACCTGAAGTTGGTGGACTTTGATACCGTCGAACCGACCAACATCACCACCCAAGGGTATTTCGAGGAAGACGTCGGCCATGCCAAGGTCGACGCCACTTCAGCACTTCTGCGGCGGATCGACCCGCTGCTCGACATTGAGCCGATTCAGGACCGATTTCGGGCGCGGCACCCCGTCGGTAACGCGGTGTTCTGCTGCGTCGACTCGATTACGGCTCGGACAGCGATCTGGCGGTCGGTGCAGCATCGGGCTGAGTTCTGGTGCGACGGCCGGATGCTGGGTGAGGTGATGCGGGTGCTGACCGCAGCGGACGCGGTCAGCCGCACCCACTATGCCACCACGCTGTTCGCGCAGCAGGAGGCTCAGACTGGCGCCTGCACCAACCGCAGTACAATCTACTGCGCCGCGGTTGCGGCCGGACTGATGCTGCATCAGTTCACCCGTTGGCTGCGGCAGCTTCCGGTTGATCCCGATCTGTCGCTGAACCTGCTAGGAAGCGAGTTGACTATAGTGTGA
- a CDS encoding iron-sulfur cluster assembly scaffold protein gives MEELFEHAKVTRWRGMLDEPTFQSRRRNPSCGDEISLQVFLSQGIIEDCKFEGRGCFISQAGASLLCSRIHGRSILQLRAQQPEELLGFDLAELTLRRRECALMGFHAMQDILNQSAELISLDS, from the coding sequence GTGGAAGAACTTTTTGAGCATGCCAAAGTCACTCGCTGGCGAGGGATGCTCGACGAGCCCACCTTTCAATCCCGTCGCCGCAATCCGAGTTGCGGGGATGAAATCTCCCTTCAAGTCTTTCTCTCTCAGGGAATCATCGAAGACTGCAAGTTTGAAGGCCGCGGCTGCTTCATCAGCCAGGCCGGTGCATCGCTACTCTGCTCACGGATTCACGGAAGGTCGATTCTTCAGCTTCGGGCTCAACAGCCTGAGGAACTGCTCGGTTTCGACCTGGCGGAGCTCACACTCCGACGCAGGGAGTGCGCCTTGATGGGATTCCACGCCATGCAAGACATTTTGAACCAGTCTGCTGAACTGATTTCGCTCGATTCTTGA
- a CDS encoding molybdopterin converting factor — MKILFLNNDGGGFADHIDVPPETTLAQLFTQRVPHGRAADYLIRVNRQPAPSDYILQEGDRVSLTPTKIEGAVQPVVQGA; from the coding sequence ATGAAGATCCTATTCCTGAACAACGACGGCGGCGGATTCGCCGATCACATCGACGTCCCTCCCGAAACCACCCTCGCCCAACTCTTCACCCAGCGCGTCCCCCACGGCCGCGCCGCCGACTACCTCATCCGCGTCAACCGCCAACCCGCTCCCTCCGACTACATCCTCCAGGAAGGCGATCGAGTCTCCCTCACCCCCACCAAAATCGAGGGGGCTGTCCAGCCCGTGGTTCAGGGTGCGTGA
- a CDS encoding glycosyltransferase: MLDAICVIGHPSRLGGADTELDHQIHCWQAMGLEVHVCPTFPLDTNQRSMRLEERGCIYHAARDWASLEGLHCISFCNGEYLKALREISQHARSTSFVNCMSWNFDMEIEAQEKGWLDFHLYQTRHSFEKVSQKLQNRGIYRPLFFQPYFHADEFPFIDDRPQDKFRFGRISRDDPDKFGRQQLWIYETMTAPVLKEGLILGWGPKVEQKFGRRPHDYIQALPAGGLGQRAFYAQCEAIIMTTDTFENLPRVGFEAMASGSILVVDDRAGWKLEVDDGVTGWLCQDDREFVYKASRCAFEHAERQEMRLAARRKLEANWGMQVAMDSWAQVFEEWELLDTKVGANPELVAT; the protein is encoded by the coding sequence ATGCTTGACGCCATTTGTGTCATTGGCCACCCCAGCCGTCTGGGGGGAGCCGACACGGAACTCGATCACCAGATCCATTGCTGGCAGGCAATGGGGCTGGAGGTCCATGTCTGTCCCACATTTCCACTCGATACGAACCAGCGCAGCATGCGACTGGAGGAACGCGGATGCATCTATCATGCTGCCCGCGACTGGGCATCTCTGGAGGGGCTGCATTGCATCTCTTTCTGTAATGGCGAGTACCTGAAGGCACTGAGAGAAATCTCGCAGCATGCGCGATCGACATCGTTTGTGAACTGCATGTCCTGGAATTTCGACATGGAAATCGAGGCCCAGGAAAAAGGCTGGCTCGACTTTCACCTGTATCAAACCCGGCATTCTTTCGAAAAGGTGAGTCAGAAGCTTCAGAATCGCGGCATCTACCGGCCCCTCTTCTTCCAGCCTTATTTCCACGCCGACGAATTCCCGTTTATCGACGACCGTCCGCAGGACAAATTCCGGTTCGGCCGTATTTCACGAGACGACCCCGACAAATTCGGCCGCCAGCAACTCTGGATCTACGAGACGATGACGGCCCCTGTTCTCAAGGAGGGGTTGATCCTGGGCTGGGGACCAAAGGTCGAGCAGAAGTTCGGCCGCCGTCCGCATGATTACATTCAGGCTCTGCCTGCAGGCGGTCTCGGACAGCGTGCGTTCTATGCGCAATGCGAAGCCATCATCATGACGACCGACACGTTCGAAAACCTGCCTAGGGTGGGGTTCGAAGCGATGGCGTCTGGCTCCATTCTAGTCGTCGACGACCGGGCCGGCTGGAAACTGGAGGTCGATGACGGCGTGACAGGTTGGTTGTGTCAAGATGACCGGGAGTTCGTTTACAAAGCTTCGCGCTGTGCCTTCGAGCATGCCGAGCGGCAAGAGATGCGACTTGCCGCCCGGCGCAAACTTGAGGCCAATTGGGGCATGCAGGTCGCAATGGATTCCTGGGCGCAGGTGTTCGAAGAGTGGGAGTTACTCGACACGAAGGTTGGGGCGAATCCTGAACTCGTCGCGACATGA
- a CDS encoding DUF4304 domain-containing protein: MSQPTIFTTTFGRSLKPAGYKKLRGDTWYKFNKDTICLVNIQKSDWGNEWFVNLAVWINGIEKSNIPPISSFFKKYVKRLYPERPLHNHCQLQVRWEVLAPERKNLLMLAMRLYDNSLSDADRIPILTEMLENTVIPFLERASSFKGLKSIISDDRIKNHFWEIAMPFLEEQIAAKGSDRG; encoded by the coding sequence ATGAGCCAGCCAACAATATTTACCACCACATTCGGAAGGTCGCTCAAGCCCGCAGGGTACAAGAAGTTGCGGGGCGACACTTGGTACAAATTTAACAAAGATACAATTTGCTTGGTTAACATTCAAAAGTCAGACTGGGGGAATGAATGGTTTGTCAATCTGGCAGTCTGGATTAATGGGATAGAAAAAAGTAATATCCCACCTATTTCATCATTTTTTAAAAAATATGTGAAGCGTTTGTATCCTGAAAGGCCCCTACACAATCACTGCCAGTTGCAAGTTCGCTGGGAAGTCCTGGCACCAGAGCGAAAGAACCTGTTGATGCTGGCTATGCGGTTATATGACAACTCTTTAAGCGACGCTGATCGAATCCCAATCTTGACAGAGATGCTAGAAAATACCGTAATTCCCTTTTTAGAACGCGCGAGCTCTTTCAAAGGATTGAAGTCGATAATCAGCGACGACCGTATAAAGAATCACTTTTGGGAGATTGCAATGCCATTTCTTGAGGAACAGATAGCCGCAAAGGGCTCGGATCGAGGCTGA
- a CDS encoding MPN domain-containing protein, producing MKPLLRRQLRRPRQKKFRKPTLKFSPTAWSKLRYLRDLGPSEVGAFGISDPEQLLCVQDIELVSQRCTEVTVKFDDAAVADFFESHSDAGRQPQEFGRIWIHTHPGSSALPSAVDVETFERCFGRCDWAVMCILARNDSVYAELRWRQGNVLLPMQVEIDYSQPFQGTEFQEWEYEYQDNVLIEEHHLSHAQDWGFDEPTSLAEWNDQDRMQVLEEFGAPHQPVRETGNASGTNWQDRCTPRSTLDAQHSGELP from the coding sequence CTGAAACCTCTCCTGCGAAGACAACTCCGCCGACCCCGGCAGAAGAAGTTCCGGAAGCCGACCTTAAAGTTCTCTCCGACTGCCTGGTCGAAGCTGCGTTACCTGCGTGACCTCGGTCCCAGTGAAGTCGGAGCATTCGGGATCAGTGATCCCGAACAACTGCTCTGCGTGCAGGACATCGAACTGGTGTCCCAGCGCTGTACCGAAGTGACGGTCAAGTTCGATGACGCCGCGGTGGCGGACTTTTTTGAGTCCCACTCGGATGCCGGCCGACAGCCCCAGGAGTTCGGACGGATCTGGATTCACACCCACCCCGGCTCCTCTGCACTTCCGAGTGCGGTGGACGTCGAGACGTTTGAGAGATGCTTCGGCCGCTGCGATTGGGCAGTGATGTGCATCCTGGCCCGGAACGACAGCGTCTACGCGGAACTCCGCTGGCGGCAGGGCAACGTCCTGCTGCCGATGCAGGTTGAGATCGACTACTCCCAGCCGTTCCAGGGGACAGAGTTCCAGGAATGGGAGTACGAGTACCAGGACAACGTCTTGATCGAAGAGCACCACTTGAGCCACGCCCAGGACTGGGGGTTCGATGAACCGACCTCCTTGGCCGAGTGGAACGATCAGGACCGGATGCAGGTGCTGGAGGAGTTTGGAGCTCCGCATCAGCCAGTTCGCGAGACTGGAAATGCTTCTGGGACCAACTGGCAGGACCGGTGCACTCCGCGCTCGACACTCGATGCACAACACTCAGGAGAGCTGCCATGA
- a CDS encoding helix-turn-helix domain-containing protein, with protein MGKRADILLRFGERVRALRKEQGYSQEGFASACGLDRTYMGGIERGERNLALRNIELIADTLGISLAELMQEL; from the coding sequence ATGGGCAAACGTGCAGACATCCTGCTGCGGTTCGGCGAGCGCGTCAGAGCGCTGCGCAAGGAACAAGGCTATTCGCAGGAGGGCTTTGCCTCCGCCTGCGGACTGGACCGCACATACATGGGCGGAATCGAACGGGGAGAACGAAATCTGGCCCTTCGAAACATTGAGCTGATCGCCGATACACTCGGGATCTCGCTGGCCGAGTTGATGCAGGAGCTGTAA